A genomic window from Chanos chanos chromosome 14, fChaCha1.1, whole genome shotgun sequence includes:
- the foxn4 gene encoding forkhead box protein N4, with protein sequence MIESGITTNNRMSGILEGSGQSRHPSAHDYRLLTTDPSQLNKDDLPGDLQSLSWLTSVDVPRLQQIGSSRPDFSVSSQNGLLERQTAQLNMAVTGGAGSMIHLQSNMQHSPLGMTNMAQFSQGFQCPASVYQPTPQQVLTLTQASQQCSPGGLYSNYSNQNMFPQPHITTHNQDLQPKSFPKPIYSYSCLIAMALKNSKTGSLPVSEIYSFMKEHFPYFKTAPDGWKNSVRHNLSLNKCFEKVENKMSGSSRKGCLWALNPAKIDKMEEEMQKWKRKDLPAIRRSMANPDELDKLITDRPENCRRKPVDPSVTRLPTCPPGPGLPMTAQLQPQPVVTLSLQCLPMQQHLQLQLHNQSRLAPSSPAPAQTPPLHTVPDITHSPLAQHIDKQSQEFYSQHADVNSEVDTLDPSIMDFALQGNLWEEMKDDSFNLEALGTLSNSPLRLSDCDLDTGSLTPASSASSLPYSDLQVTSLYTSYASLDTLSSQCMGGQGGTKPIVLL encoded by the exons ATGATCGAAAGTGGAATTACTACCAATAACAGGATGTCAGGAATTCTTGAAGGTTCTGGACAGAGTCGCCATCCCTCTGCGCATGATTACAG gctCCTGACCACAGACCCCAGTCAGCTGAACAAGGATGACCTGCCCGGTGACCTCCAGTCTCTTTCCTGGCTCACCTCGGTGGACGTTCCCCGTCTGCAACAGATCGGAAGCAGCCGACCAGACTTCAGTGTCTCCTCCCAAAACGGCCTGCTGGAGCGGCAGACAG CGCAACTAAATATGGCAGTGACTGGTGGAGCAGGCTCCATGATTCACCTGCAGAGTAACATGCAGCACAGTCCACTGGGAATGACTAAC ATGGCACAGTTTTCACAAGGATTCCAGTGTCCTGCTTCAGTGTACCAACCAACCCCACAGCAAGTGTTAACTTTGACCCAGGCAAGCCAGCAG tgTTCTCCTGGAGGACTTTACAGCAACTACAGCAACCAAAACATGTTCCCCCAGCCACATATTACAACACATAATCAGGATCTGCAACCTAAGTCATTCCCCAAACCCATCTACTCTTACAG CTGTTTGATTGCCATGGCTCTGAAGAACAGCAAGACTGGCAGCCTCCCAGTCAGTGAAATCTACAGCTTTATGAAAGAGCATTTCCCTTACTTCAAG ACAGCACCGGATGGCTGGAAAAACTCGGTCCGACACAACCTGTCCCTGAACAAGTGCTTTGAGAAGGTGGAGAACAAAATGAGCGGGTCCTCACGGAAAGGTTGCCTGTGGGCACTCAATCCGGCCAAGATAGACAAGATGGAGGAGGAGATGCAGAAATGGAAGCGCAAAGACCTTCCCGCCATACGTCGTAGCATGGCCAATCCAG atgaACTGGACAAGCTGATCACAGACCGGCCAGAGAACTGCAGAAGAAAGCCAGTCGACCCCAGTGTGACCAGGCTTCCTACCTGTCCACCTGGCCCAGGTCTTCCCATGACTGCCCAGCTCCAGCCCCAGCCCGTGGTTACCCTGTCTCTACAGTGCCTACCCATGCAACAGCACCTCCAGCTGCAGCTCCATAACCAGTCCAGGCTTGCCCCCTCTTCTCCGGCCCCAGCCCAGACTCCACCACTCCACACCGTACCAGATATCACCCACAGCCCACTGGCTCAACACATAGACAAGCAGTCCCAGGAGTTCTACAGCCAACACGCTGACGTCAACTCAGAGGTCGATACACTGGATCCGAGCATTATGGACTTTGCCCTGCAAG GAAACCTGTGGGAGGAGATGAAGGATGACAGCTTTAACCTGGAGGCTTTGGGCACGCTCAGTAACTCTCCTCTCCGTCTGTCCGACTGCGACCTGGATACAGGCAGCCTCACTCCTGCTTCCAGCGCAAGCAGCCTGCCGTACTCCGACCTGCAGGTCACCAGCCTGTACACCTCTTACGCCAGTCTGGACACCCTCTCCTCTCAATGCATGGGGGGCCAAGGTGGCACCAAGCCCATTGTCCTGCTATAA